In Electrophorus electricus isolate fEleEle1 chromosome 14, fEleEle1.pri, whole genome shotgun sequence, a single window of DNA contains:
- the plxdc1 gene encoding plexin domain-containing protein 1 isoform X2 yields MGLCAVILICLSQAELARVWTQELSGRPVQADGDPSDMQRARRDQQESSTRRAQIRAAQETLNGLAIDTLPDNMTKVEDSKRYYSWQYYGPSDRQTQELWVDLHSMQQGPVKVHGILSNAHRQAARVVLPFDFPFYGHQVRQITIATGGFIFTGEITHRMLTATQYIAPLMANFDPSFSKNSTVCYLDIGEVFVVQWDKVRLQGRETEGAFTFQAALHRDGTIVFGYRDVPLPVEKINSTEHPVKVGLSDAFMALLSSPQAPDTKKRTIYEYHRVEIDTTKIMSHSAFKFSPLPTCLQHNTCDRCLRSNLTSGCGWCNVLQRCSDGIDRHRQEWLDYSCSEEAKEGTCEDYAHEGAESSISPYSSPAPEATPSPAARPGGPVTEDDNKLLFHHYGNGPPGEEEAPEHTAIIAGVVAALVLLVFLTLLAVYYINTHPTVAPPFYLMQRRTNNYWPSMKFRNQGCHSSYAEVELGLHEKEGFIEAEQC; encoded by the exons ATGGGTCTTTGTGCTGTGATACTCATCTGTCTTTCCCAGGCTGAGCTGGCCAGGGTGTGGACTCAGGAACTATCAG GGCGACCGGTGCAGGCGGATGGAGATCCCTCAGACATGCAGAGAGCCAGGAGAGATCAGCAGGAGTCGAGCACCAGACGCGCACAGATCAGGGCGGCGCAGGAGACCCTGAACGGCCTCGCCATCGACACACTGCCTGACAACATGACGAAAGTG GAGGACTCTAAGAGGTACTATTCATGGCAGTACTATGGACCAagtgacagacagactcagGAGCTCTGGGTGGACCTGCATTCGATGCAGCAGGGTCCAGTCAAAGTACATGGAATCCTGTCTAACGCACACCGACAGGCAGCA cgGGTGGTTCTCCCCTTTGACTTCCCTTTCTACGGACACCAAGTGAGGCAGATCACCATAGCAACCGGAG GCTTCATTTTCACTGGTGAGATTACGCATCGCATGTTGACCGCCACTCAATACATCGCTCCACTGATGGCCAACTTTGACCCCAGCTTCTCCAAAAATTCCactgtgtgttacctggacatCG GAGAGGTGTTCGTGGTGCAGTGGGATAAAGTGCGgctgcagggcagagagacagagggagctTTCACTTTCCAGGCCGCTCTTCATCGAGACGGCACCATCGTCTTTGGCTACAGAGAC GTGCCTTTACCGGTGGAGAAGATCAACTCAACGGAGCACCCAGTGAAGGTGGGGCTGTCCGACGCCTTCATGGCCCTACTCTCTTCTCCACAGGCTCCAG ATACCAAGAAGAGGACAATCTACGAATACCATCGGGTGGAAATCGACACCACCAAGATAATGAGCCATTCGGCATTCAAGTTCAGCCCATTACCCA CCTGCCTCCAGCACAACACCTGTGACCGGTGCCTCCGCTCCAACCTCACGTCCGGCTGCGGTTGGTGCAATGTCCTCCAAAG gtGCTCAGATGgaatagacagacatagacaggaATGGCTTGACTACAGCTGTTCAGAGGAG GCAAAGGAGGGCACGTGTGAAGACTACGCTCATGAAGGTGCCGAAAGCTCCATCAGCCCATACAGTTCCCCCGCCCCTGAGGCCACGCCCTCCCCTGCGGCCAGGCCGGGTGGCCCTGTCACCGAGG ATGACAACAAACTCCTCTTTCACCATTATGGCAATG GTCCACCTGGCGAGGAGGAAGCTCCAGAGCACACAGCGATTATCGCGGGCGTGGTTGCAGCCCTGGTCCTGCTTGTGTTCCTCACGCTGCTGGCTGTATATTACATAAACACCCACCCAACTGTTGCCCCCCCGTTCTACCTCATGCAG CGCCGCACCAATAACTACTGGCCCTCCATGAAATTCCGGAACCAGGGATGCCATTCCAGCTACGCAGAGGTCGAACTTGGGCTTCACGAAAAGGAGGGCTTCATCGAGGCTGAGCAGTGCTGA
- the plxdc1 gene encoding plexin domain-containing protein 1 isoform X1, producing the protein MGLCAVILICLSQAELARVWTQELSGRPVQADGDPSDMQRARRDQQESSTRRAQIRAAQETLNGLAIDTLPDNMTKVEDSKRYYSWQYYGPSDRQTQELWVDLHSMQQGPVKVHGILSNAHRQAARVVLPFDFPFYGHQVRQITIATGGFIFTGEITHRMLTATQYIAPLMANFDPSFSKNSTVCYLDIGEVFVVQWDKVRLQGRETEGAFTFQAALHRDGTIVFGYRDVPLPVEKINSTEHPVKVGLSDAFMALLSSPQAPADTKKRTIYEYHRVEIDTTKIMSHSAFKFSPLPTCLQHNTCDRCLRSNLTSGCGWCNVLQRCSDGIDRHRQEWLDYSCSEEAKEGTCEDYAHEGAESSISPYSSPAPEATPSPAARPGGPVTEDDNKLLFHHYGNGPPGEEEAPEHTAIIAGVVAALVLLVFLTLLAVYYINTHPTVAPPFYLMQRRTNNYWPSMKFRNQGCHSSYAEVELGLHEKEGFIEAEQC; encoded by the exons ATGGGTCTTTGTGCTGTGATACTCATCTGTCTTTCCCAGGCTGAGCTGGCCAGGGTGTGGACTCAGGAACTATCAG GGCGACCGGTGCAGGCGGATGGAGATCCCTCAGACATGCAGAGAGCCAGGAGAGATCAGCAGGAGTCGAGCACCAGACGCGCACAGATCAGGGCGGCGCAGGAGACCCTGAACGGCCTCGCCATCGACACACTGCCTGACAACATGACGAAAGTG GAGGACTCTAAGAGGTACTATTCATGGCAGTACTATGGACCAagtgacagacagactcagGAGCTCTGGGTGGACCTGCATTCGATGCAGCAGGGTCCAGTCAAAGTACATGGAATCCTGTCTAACGCACACCGACAGGCAGCA cgGGTGGTTCTCCCCTTTGACTTCCCTTTCTACGGACACCAAGTGAGGCAGATCACCATAGCAACCGGAG GCTTCATTTTCACTGGTGAGATTACGCATCGCATGTTGACCGCCACTCAATACATCGCTCCACTGATGGCCAACTTTGACCCCAGCTTCTCCAAAAATTCCactgtgtgttacctggacatCG GAGAGGTGTTCGTGGTGCAGTGGGATAAAGTGCGgctgcagggcagagagacagagggagctTTCACTTTCCAGGCCGCTCTTCATCGAGACGGCACCATCGTCTTTGGCTACAGAGAC GTGCCTTTACCGGTGGAGAAGATCAACTCAACGGAGCACCCAGTGAAGGTGGGGCTGTCCGACGCCTTCATGGCCCTACTCTCTTCTCCACAGGCTCCAG CAGATACCAAGAAGAGGACAATCTACGAATACCATCGGGTGGAAATCGACACCACCAAGATAATGAGCCATTCGGCATTCAAGTTCAGCCCATTACCCA CCTGCCTCCAGCACAACACCTGTGACCGGTGCCTCCGCTCCAACCTCACGTCCGGCTGCGGTTGGTGCAATGTCCTCCAAAG gtGCTCAGATGgaatagacagacatagacaggaATGGCTTGACTACAGCTGTTCAGAGGAG GCAAAGGAGGGCACGTGTGAAGACTACGCTCATGAAGGTGCCGAAAGCTCCATCAGCCCATACAGTTCCCCCGCCCCTGAGGCCACGCCCTCCCCTGCGGCCAGGCCGGGTGGCCCTGTCACCGAGG ATGACAACAAACTCCTCTTTCACCATTATGGCAATG GTCCACCTGGCGAGGAGGAAGCTCCAGAGCACACAGCGATTATCGCGGGCGTGGTTGCAGCCCTGGTCCTGCTTGTGTTCCTCACGCTGCTGGCTGTATATTACATAAACACCCACCCAACTGTTGCCCCCCCGTTCTACCTCATGCAG CGCCGCACCAATAACTACTGGCCCTCCATGAAATTCCGGAACCAGGGATGCCATTCCAGCTACGCAGAGGTCGAACTTGGGCTTCACGAAAAGGAGGGCTTCATCGAGGCTGAGCAGTGCTGA
- the plxdc1 gene encoding plexin domain-containing protein 1 isoform X3, translating into MGLCAVILICLSQAELARVWTQELSGRPVQADGDPSDMQRARRDQQESSTRRAQIRAAQETLNGLAIDTLPDNMTKVEDSKRYYSWQYYGPSDRQTQELWVDLHSMQQGPVKVHGILSNAHRQAARVVLPFDFPFYGHQVRQITIATGGFIFTGEITHRMLTATQYIAPLMANFDPSFSKNSTVCYLDIGEVFVVQWDKVRLQGRETEGAFTFQAALHRDGTIVFGYRDVPLPVEKINSTEHPVKVGLSDAFMALLSSPQAPADTKKRTIYEYHRVEIDTTKIMSHSAFKFSPLPTCLQHNTCDRCLRSNLTSGCGWCNVLQRCSDGIDRHRQEWLDYSCSEEAKEGTCEDYAHEGAESSISPYSSPAPEATPSPAARPGGPVTEGPPGEEEAPEHTAIIAGVVAALVLLVFLTLLAVYYINTHPTVAPPFYLMQRRTNNYWPSMKFRNQGCHSSYAEVELGLHEKEGFIEAEQC; encoded by the exons ATGGGTCTTTGTGCTGTGATACTCATCTGTCTTTCCCAGGCTGAGCTGGCCAGGGTGTGGACTCAGGAACTATCAG GGCGACCGGTGCAGGCGGATGGAGATCCCTCAGACATGCAGAGAGCCAGGAGAGATCAGCAGGAGTCGAGCACCAGACGCGCACAGATCAGGGCGGCGCAGGAGACCCTGAACGGCCTCGCCATCGACACACTGCCTGACAACATGACGAAAGTG GAGGACTCTAAGAGGTACTATTCATGGCAGTACTATGGACCAagtgacagacagactcagGAGCTCTGGGTGGACCTGCATTCGATGCAGCAGGGTCCAGTCAAAGTACATGGAATCCTGTCTAACGCACACCGACAGGCAGCA cgGGTGGTTCTCCCCTTTGACTTCCCTTTCTACGGACACCAAGTGAGGCAGATCACCATAGCAACCGGAG GCTTCATTTTCACTGGTGAGATTACGCATCGCATGTTGACCGCCACTCAATACATCGCTCCACTGATGGCCAACTTTGACCCCAGCTTCTCCAAAAATTCCactgtgtgttacctggacatCG GAGAGGTGTTCGTGGTGCAGTGGGATAAAGTGCGgctgcagggcagagagacagagggagctTTCACTTTCCAGGCCGCTCTTCATCGAGACGGCACCATCGTCTTTGGCTACAGAGAC GTGCCTTTACCGGTGGAGAAGATCAACTCAACGGAGCACCCAGTGAAGGTGGGGCTGTCCGACGCCTTCATGGCCCTACTCTCTTCTCCACAGGCTCCAG CAGATACCAAGAAGAGGACAATCTACGAATACCATCGGGTGGAAATCGACACCACCAAGATAATGAGCCATTCGGCATTCAAGTTCAGCCCATTACCCA CCTGCCTCCAGCACAACACCTGTGACCGGTGCCTCCGCTCCAACCTCACGTCCGGCTGCGGTTGGTGCAATGTCCTCCAAAG gtGCTCAGATGgaatagacagacatagacaggaATGGCTTGACTACAGCTGTTCAGAGGAG GCAAAGGAGGGCACGTGTGAAGACTACGCTCATGAAGGTGCCGAAAGCTCCATCAGCCCATACAGTTCCCCCGCCCCTGAGGCCACGCCCTCCCCTGCGGCCAGGCCGGGTGGCCCTGTCACCGAGG GTCCACCTGGCGAGGAGGAAGCTCCAGAGCACACAGCGATTATCGCGGGCGTGGTTGCAGCCCTGGTCCTGCTTGTGTTCCTCACGCTGCTGGCTGTATATTACATAAACACCCACCCAACTGTTGCCCCCCCGTTCTACCTCATGCAG CGCCGCACCAATAACTACTGGCCCTCCATGAAATTCCGGAACCAGGGATGCCATTCCAGCTACGCAGAGGTCGAACTTGGGCTTCACGAAAAGGAGGGCTTCATCGAGGCTGAGCAGTGCTGA
- the plxdc1 gene encoding plexin domain-containing protein 1 isoform X4, whose product MGLCAVILICLSQAELARVWTQELSGRPVQADGDPSDMQRARRDQQESSTRRAQIRAAQETLNGLAIDTLPDNMTKVEDSKRYYSWQYYGPSDRQTQELWVDLHSMQQGPVKVHGILSNAHRQAARVVLPFDFPFYGHQVRQITIATGGFIFTGEITHRMLTATQYIAPLMANFDPSFSKNSTVCYLDIGEVFVVQWDKVRLQGRETEGAFTFQAALHRDGTIVFGYRDVPLPVEKINSTEHPVKVGLSDAFMALLSSPQAPDTKKRTIYEYHRVEIDTTKIMSHSAFKFSPLPTCLQHNTCDRCLRSNLTSGCGWCNVLQRCSDGIDRHRQEWLDYSCSEEAKEGTCEDYAHEGAESSISPYSSPAPEATPSPAARPGGPVTEGPPGEEEAPEHTAIIAGVVAALVLLVFLTLLAVYYINTHPTVAPPFYLMQRRTNNYWPSMKFRNQGCHSSYAEVELGLHEKEGFIEAEQC is encoded by the exons ATGGGTCTTTGTGCTGTGATACTCATCTGTCTTTCCCAGGCTGAGCTGGCCAGGGTGTGGACTCAGGAACTATCAG GGCGACCGGTGCAGGCGGATGGAGATCCCTCAGACATGCAGAGAGCCAGGAGAGATCAGCAGGAGTCGAGCACCAGACGCGCACAGATCAGGGCGGCGCAGGAGACCCTGAACGGCCTCGCCATCGACACACTGCCTGACAACATGACGAAAGTG GAGGACTCTAAGAGGTACTATTCATGGCAGTACTATGGACCAagtgacagacagactcagGAGCTCTGGGTGGACCTGCATTCGATGCAGCAGGGTCCAGTCAAAGTACATGGAATCCTGTCTAACGCACACCGACAGGCAGCA cgGGTGGTTCTCCCCTTTGACTTCCCTTTCTACGGACACCAAGTGAGGCAGATCACCATAGCAACCGGAG GCTTCATTTTCACTGGTGAGATTACGCATCGCATGTTGACCGCCACTCAATACATCGCTCCACTGATGGCCAACTTTGACCCCAGCTTCTCCAAAAATTCCactgtgtgttacctggacatCG GAGAGGTGTTCGTGGTGCAGTGGGATAAAGTGCGgctgcagggcagagagacagagggagctTTCACTTTCCAGGCCGCTCTTCATCGAGACGGCACCATCGTCTTTGGCTACAGAGAC GTGCCTTTACCGGTGGAGAAGATCAACTCAACGGAGCACCCAGTGAAGGTGGGGCTGTCCGACGCCTTCATGGCCCTACTCTCTTCTCCACAGGCTCCAG ATACCAAGAAGAGGACAATCTACGAATACCATCGGGTGGAAATCGACACCACCAAGATAATGAGCCATTCGGCATTCAAGTTCAGCCCATTACCCA CCTGCCTCCAGCACAACACCTGTGACCGGTGCCTCCGCTCCAACCTCACGTCCGGCTGCGGTTGGTGCAATGTCCTCCAAAG gtGCTCAGATGgaatagacagacatagacaggaATGGCTTGACTACAGCTGTTCAGAGGAG GCAAAGGAGGGCACGTGTGAAGACTACGCTCATGAAGGTGCCGAAAGCTCCATCAGCCCATACAGTTCCCCCGCCCCTGAGGCCACGCCCTCCCCTGCGGCCAGGCCGGGTGGCCCTGTCACCGAGG GTCCACCTGGCGAGGAGGAAGCTCCAGAGCACACAGCGATTATCGCGGGCGTGGTTGCAGCCCTGGTCCTGCTTGTGTTCCTCACGCTGCTGGCTGTATATTACATAAACACCCACCCAACTGTTGCCCCCCCGTTCTACCTCATGCAG CGCCGCACCAATAACTACTGGCCCTCCATGAAATTCCGGAACCAGGGATGCCATTCCAGCTACGCAGAGGTCGAACTTGGGCTTCACGAAAAGGAGGGCTTCATCGAGGCTGAGCAGTGCTGA